Proteins from a single region of Fundulus heteroclitus isolate FHET01 chromosome 12, MU-UCD_Fhet_4.1, whole genome shotgun sequence:
- the LOC105917316 gene encoding poly [ADP-ribose] polymerase tankyrase-1 isoform X1, producing the protein MAVSRRSSQQQQQQTTLQSPPRNGSLSGASPASPPMALLSPAVGCSESERECSGGIDAALASPDLPAPVLASSASSTSTASGGGSSGVSSPGSGASSPTDGSSGVGGAFRELFEACRNGDVSRVKRLVDSVNVNAKDMAGRKSTPLHFAAGFGRKDVVEHLLQTGANVHARDDGGLIPLHNACSFGHAEVVSLLLCQGADPNARDNWNYTPLHEAAIKGKIDVCIVLLQHGADPNIRNTDGKSALDLADPSAKAVLTGEYKKDELLEAARSGNEEKLMALLTPLNVNCHASDGRKSTSQKMLSTPLHLAAGYNRVRIVQLLLQHGADVHAKDKGGLVPLHNACSYGHYEVTELLLKHGACVNAMDLWQFTPLHEAASKNRVEVCSLLLSHGADPTLLNCHSKSAVDMAPTPELKERLTYEFKGHSLLQAAREADMAKVKKTLALEIIGFKHPQTNETALHCAVASPHPKRKQVTELLLRKGANINEKNKDFMTPLHVAAERAHNDILEVLQKHGAKVNAADTLGQTALHRAALAGHIQTCKLLLSYGADPSIVSLQGFTAAQMGNEAVQQILNENVPTRNSDVDYRFLEAAKAGDLDTVQQLCSPQNVNCRDLEGRHSTPLHFAAGYNRVAVVEYLLHHGADVHAKDKGGLVPLHNACSYGHYEVAELLVRHGASVNVADLWKFTPLHEAAAKGKYEICKLLLKHGADPTKKNRDGNIPLDMVKDGDTDIQDLLRGDAALLDAAKKGCLARVQKLCSPENINCRDAQGRNSTPLHLAAGYNNLEVAEYLLEHGADVNAQDKGGLIPLHNAASYGHVDIAALLIKYNTCVNATDKWAFTPLHEAAQKGRTQLCALLLAHGADPTMKNQEGQTALDLATVWASADDIRALLMDAMPPDALPSCFKPQATVVSASVISPASTPSCLSAASSIDNLAGPLTELAAAAAAGASGVADGASGTDRKEGEMAVLDMNISQFLKSLGLEHLRDIFEREQITLDVLVDMGHEELKEIGINAYGHRHKLIKGVERLLGGQQGGNPYLTFHCASQGTILIDLSPDDKEYQSVEEEMQSTIREHRDGGNAGGVFSRYNIIKIQKVVNKKLRERYTHRQKEIADENHNHHNERMLFHGSPFINAIIHKGFDERHAYIGGMFGAGIYFAENSSKSNQYVYGIGGGTGCPTHKDRSCYLCHRQMLFCRVTLGKSFLQFSAMKMAHAPPGHHSVIGRPSVNGLAYAEYVIYRGEQAYPEYLITYQILKPESAAQSAAGAEQKS; encoded by the exons ATGGCGGTGTCTCGTCGCTCttcgcagcagcagcaacaacagacGACGTTACAATCTCCACCGAGAAACGGCTCCCTTTCGGGGGCTTCTCCGGCCTCCCCGCCTATGGCTCTGCTGTCCCCGGCCGTCGGTTGCTCGGAGAGCGAGAGGGAATGCAGCGGAGGGATAGATGCGGCTCTGGCCTCCCCGGACCTGCCAGCCCCGGTCCTGGCGAGCAGCGCGAGCTCTACGTCGACGGCGTCAggcggcggcagcagcggcGTCTCGAGCCCCGGCTCCGGAGCCTCGAGCCCCACCGACGGCAGCAGCGGAGTCGGCGGGGCGTTCAGGGAGCTGTTCGAGGCCTGTCGGAACGGAGACGTGTCCCGCGTTAAGAGGCTGGTGGACTCGGTGAATGTAAACGCAAAGGACATGGCTGGGCGAAAATCTACCCCGCTTCATTTCGCTGCGG GTTTCGGTAGGAAAGATGTGGTGGAGCATCTCTTACAAACGGGCGCCAACGTCCACGCCAGGGACGACGGCGGCCTCATCCCGCTACACAATGCCTGCTCTTTCGGACACGCGGAGGTGGTCAGCCTCCTGCTGTGTCAGGGAGCCGATCCCAATGCCAGAGACAACTGGAACTACACGCCGCTGCACGAGGCCGCCATCAAGGGGAAGATAGATGTGTGCATTG TATTACTCCAGCATGGAGCTGATCCAAACATCCGCAACACCGATGGCAAATCAGCTCTTGATCTCGCCGACCCTTCGGCTAAGGCTGTTCTTACAG GTGAATACAAGAAGGACGAACTTCTGGAAGCAGCAAG AAGTGGGAATGAAGAGAAGCTGATGGCTCTGCTGACTCCGTTAAACGTCAACTGTCACGCCAGTGATGGTCGCAAG TCAACCTCACAAAAAATGCTG TCCACGCCCCTCCACCTGGCTGCAGGCTACAACCGGGTCCGCATTGTTCAGCTGCTCCTTCAGCACGGCGCTGATGTTCACGCCAAGGACAAAGG CGGTTTGGTTCCTCTTCACAACGCCTGCTCCTACGGTCACTACGAAGTCACAGAACTTCTGCTTAAA CATGGCGCCTGCGTGAACGCGATGGACCTGTGGCAGTTCACGCCTCTCCACGAGGCCGCCTCCAAAAACAGAGTGGAGGTTTGTTCGCTGCTGCTGAGCCACGGAGCGGACCCCACGCTGCTGAACTGTCACAGCAAGAGCGCCGTGGATATGGCGCCGACCCCGGAGCTCAAAGAAAGGCTCACCT ATGAGTTCAAAGGTCACTCGCTACTGCAGGCGGCGCGTGAAGCTGATATGGCCAAAGTGAAGAAGACTCTGGCTTTGGAGATCATCGGCTTCAAACATCCTCAAACCAACGAGACGGCTCTG CACTGCGCGGTGGCGTCCCCTCATCCGAAGAGAAAACAGGTGACAGAGCTGTTGCTTCGTAAAGGTGCCAACATCAACGAGAAGAACAAAGA CTTTATGACTCCCCTGCATGTTGCTGCTGAGAGAGCGCACAATGatatcctggaggttctgcagaAACACGGAGCGAAG GTGAATGCAGCGGACACGCTGGGACAGACCGCCCTGCATAGGGCAGCGCTGGCCGGTCACATCCAGACCTGCAAGCTGCTGCTGAGCTACGGAGCCGACCCCTCCATCGTGTCTCTACAGGGCTTCACCGCAGCGCAGATGGGCAACGAGGCGGTGCAACAAATCCTTAACG aaaatgttcCCACTCGTAATTCTGACGTGGACTACAGGTTTCTGGAAGCTGCCAAAGCAGGAGACCTGGACACAGTGCAG CAACTTTGCTCCCCTCAGAACGTTAACTGCCGGGATCTGGAGGGCCGCCACTCCACGCCtcttcactttgctgctggttaCAACCGGGTGGCCGTAGTGGAGTACCTGCTTCACCACGGAGCTGACGTTCATGCCAAAGACAAAGG CGGTCTGGTCCCCCTCCATAACGCCTGCTCCTACGGTCACTATGAAGTAGCCGAGCTGCTGGTCAGACATGGCGCCTCGGTCAATGTGGCAGACCTGTGGAAGTTCACCCCCCTTCATGAGGCTGCAGCCAAAGGAAAATACGAGATCTGCAAACTGCTTCTCAAA CACGGTGCCGACCCCACCAAGAAGAACCGCGACGGCAACATTCCTCTGGACATGGTGAAGGACGGGGACACAGACATCCAGGACCTGCTGCGGGGGGATGCTGCCCTGCTGGATGCTGCCAAGAAGGGCTGCCTCGCTCGGGTGCAGAAGCTTTGCTCGCCAGAGAACATCAACTGTAGAGACGCACAGGGCCGCAACTCCACACCGCTCCACCTGGCAG CTGGTTATAACAACCTTGAGGTTGCCGAGTATCTCCTGGAGCACGGCGCTGACGTGAACGCCCAGGACAAGGGAGGCTTAATCCCTCTTCATAACGCTGCTTCGTACGGG CATGTGGACATCGCCGCCCTGCTGATTAAATACAACACGTGCGTAAACGCCACAGACAAATGGGCTTTCACGCCTCTCCACGAGGCGGCGCAGAAAGGCCGAACACAGCTCTGTGCTCTTCTGCTGGCGCACGGCGCTGACCCCACCATGAAGAACCAGGAAGGCCAGACCGCTCTGGACCTGGCCACGGTATGGGCCTCT GCTGACGATATCAGAGCTCTCCTGATGGACGCCATGCCACCAGATGCTTTGCCCAGCTGCTTCAAACCTCAGGCTACGGTGGTCAGCGCCTCGGTCATCTCCCCTGCGTCCACGCCGTCCTGTCTGTCGGCAGCCAGCAGCATAGACAACCTAGCTGGGCCCCTGACCGAGCTggctgctgccgccgccgctgGAGCGTCTGGGGTTGCAGACGGAGCCTCGGGGACTGACCGCAAGGAAGGAGAAA TGGCGGTGCTGGACATGAACATAAGTCAGTTCCTAAAGAGCCTGGGCCTGGAGCACCTGAGGGACATCTTTGAAAGGGAGCAG ATCACACTGGACGTGCTGGTGGACATGGGCCACGAGGAGCTGAAGGAGATCGGCATCAACGCCTACGGCCATCGGCACAAGCTGATCAAGGGTGTTGAGAGGCTTCTGGGGGGACAGCAAG GCGGCAACCCCTATCTGACATTCCACTGCGCCAGCCAGGGCACCATCCTCATAGACCTCTCTCCGGATGACAAGGAGTACCAGTCAGTAGAAGAAGAG ATGCAGAGCACCATCAGGGAGCACAGGGACGGAGGCAATGCTGGTGGCGTCTTCAGCAGATACAACATAATCAAG ATACAGAAGGTGGTAAATAAGAAGCTGAGGGAACGTTACACCCACCGGCAGAAGGAGATCGCAGACGAGAACCACAACCATCACAACGAGCGCATGTTGTTTCACG GTTCTCCGTTCATCAACGCCATCATCCACAAAGGCTTCGATGAGCGCCATGCTTACATAGGAGGGATGTTTGGAGCAGGAATCTACTTTGCAGAGAACTCCTCCAAGAGCAATCAGTACGTCTATGGGATCGGCGGCGGGACCGGATGCCCGACGCACAAAGACAGATCCTGCTATCTGTGCCACAG ACAAATGCTGTTTTGCCGGGTGACTTTGGGGAAGTCCTTCCTGCAGTTCAGTGCCATGAAGATGGCCCACGCCCCTCCGGGACATCACTCAGTAATCGGACGACCGAGCGTTAACGGTTTGGCGTACGCCGAGTACGTCATCTACAGAGGAGAGCAG GCCTACCCGGAGTACCTCATCACCTATCAGATCCTTAAACCAGAGAGCGCGGCGCAGTCTGCGGCAGGAGCGGAGCAGAAGTCCTAG
- the LOC105917316 gene encoding poly [ADP-ribose] polymerase tankyrase-1 isoform X3: MAVSRRSSQQQQQQTTLQSPPRNGSLSGASPASPPMALLSPAVGCSESERECSGGIDAALASPDLPAPVLASSASSTSTASGGGSSGVSSPGSGASSPTDGSSGVGGAFRELFEACRNGDVSRVKRLVDSVNVNAKDMAGRKSTPLHFAAGFGRKDVVEHLLQTGANVHARDDGGLIPLHNACSFGHAEVVSLLLCQGADPNARDNWNYTPLHEAAIKGKIDVCIVLLQHGADPNIRNTDGKSALDLADPSAKAVLTGEYKKDELLEAARSGNEEKLMALLTPLNVNCHASDGRKSTPLHLAAGYNRVRIVQLLLQHGADVHAKDKGGLVPLHNACSYGHYEVTELLLKHGACVNAMDLWQFTPLHEAASKNRVEVCSLLLSHGADPTLLNCHSKSAVDMAPTPELKERLTYEFKGHSLLQAAREADMAKVKKTLALEIIGFKHPQTNETALHCAVASPHPKRKQVTELLLRKGANINEKNKDFMTPLHVAAERAHNDILEVLQKHGAKVNAADTLGQTALHRAALAGHIQTCKLLLSYGADPSIVSLQGFTAAQMGNEAVQQILNENVPTRNSDVDYRFLEAAKAGDLDTVQQLCSPQNVNCRDLEGRHSTPLHFAAGYNRVAVVEYLLHHGADVHAKDKGGLVPLHNACSYGHYEVAELLVRHGASVNVADLWKFTPLHEAAAKGKYEICKLLLKHGADPTKKNRDGNIPLDMVKDGDTDIQDLLRGDAALLDAAKKGCLARVQKLCSPENINCRDAQGRNSTPLHLAAGYNNLEVAEYLLEHGADVNAQDKGGLIPLHNAASYGHVDIAALLIKYNTCVNATDKWAFTPLHEAAQKGRTQLCALLLAHGADPTMKNQEGQTALDLATVWASADDIRALLMDAMPPDALPSCFKPQATVVSASVISPASTPSCLSAASSIDNLAGPLTELAAAAAAGASGVADGASGTDRKEGEMAVLDMNISQFLKSLGLEHLRDIFEREQITLDVLVDMGHEELKEIGINAYGHRHKLIKGVERLLGGQQGGNPYLTFHCASQGTILIDLSPDDKEYQSVEEEMQSTIREHRDGGNAGGVFSRYNIIKIQKVVNKKLRERYTHRQKEIADENHNHHNERMLFHGSPFINAIIHKGFDERHAYIGGMFGAGIYFAENSSKSNQYVYGIGGGTGCPTHKDRSCYLCHRQMLFCRVTLGKSFLQFSAMKMAHAPPGHHSVIGRPSVNGLAYAEYVIYRGEQAYPEYLITYQILKPESAAQSAAGAEQKS; the protein is encoded by the exons ATGGCGGTGTCTCGTCGCTCttcgcagcagcagcaacaacagacGACGTTACAATCTCCACCGAGAAACGGCTCCCTTTCGGGGGCTTCTCCGGCCTCCCCGCCTATGGCTCTGCTGTCCCCGGCCGTCGGTTGCTCGGAGAGCGAGAGGGAATGCAGCGGAGGGATAGATGCGGCTCTGGCCTCCCCGGACCTGCCAGCCCCGGTCCTGGCGAGCAGCGCGAGCTCTACGTCGACGGCGTCAggcggcggcagcagcggcGTCTCGAGCCCCGGCTCCGGAGCCTCGAGCCCCACCGACGGCAGCAGCGGAGTCGGCGGGGCGTTCAGGGAGCTGTTCGAGGCCTGTCGGAACGGAGACGTGTCCCGCGTTAAGAGGCTGGTGGACTCGGTGAATGTAAACGCAAAGGACATGGCTGGGCGAAAATCTACCCCGCTTCATTTCGCTGCGG GTTTCGGTAGGAAAGATGTGGTGGAGCATCTCTTACAAACGGGCGCCAACGTCCACGCCAGGGACGACGGCGGCCTCATCCCGCTACACAATGCCTGCTCTTTCGGACACGCGGAGGTGGTCAGCCTCCTGCTGTGTCAGGGAGCCGATCCCAATGCCAGAGACAACTGGAACTACACGCCGCTGCACGAGGCCGCCATCAAGGGGAAGATAGATGTGTGCATTG TATTACTCCAGCATGGAGCTGATCCAAACATCCGCAACACCGATGGCAAATCAGCTCTTGATCTCGCCGACCCTTCGGCTAAGGCTGTTCTTACAG GTGAATACAAGAAGGACGAACTTCTGGAAGCAGCAAG AAGTGGGAATGAAGAGAAGCTGATGGCTCTGCTGACTCCGTTAAACGTCAACTGTCACGCCAGTGATGGTCGCAAG TCCACGCCCCTCCACCTGGCTGCAGGCTACAACCGGGTCCGCATTGTTCAGCTGCTCCTTCAGCACGGCGCTGATGTTCACGCCAAGGACAAAGG CGGTTTGGTTCCTCTTCACAACGCCTGCTCCTACGGTCACTACGAAGTCACAGAACTTCTGCTTAAA CATGGCGCCTGCGTGAACGCGATGGACCTGTGGCAGTTCACGCCTCTCCACGAGGCCGCCTCCAAAAACAGAGTGGAGGTTTGTTCGCTGCTGCTGAGCCACGGAGCGGACCCCACGCTGCTGAACTGTCACAGCAAGAGCGCCGTGGATATGGCGCCGACCCCGGAGCTCAAAGAAAGGCTCACCT ATGAGTTCAAAGGTCACTCGCTACTGCAGGCGGCGCGTGAAGCTGATATGGCCAAAGTGAAGAAGACTCTGGCTTTGGAGATCATCGGCTTCAAACATCCTCAAACCAACGAGACGGCTCTG CACTGCGCGGTGGCGTCCCCTCATCCGAAGAGAAAACAGGTGACAGAGCTGTTGCTTCGTAAAGGTGCCAACATCAACGAGAAGAACAAAGA CTTTATGACTCCCCTGCATGTTGCTGCTGAGAGAGCGCACAATGatatcctggaggttctgcagaAACACGGAGCGAAG GTGAATGCAGCGGACACGCTGGGACAGACCGCCCTGCATAGGGCAGCGCTGGCCGGTCACATCCAGACCTGCAAGCTGCTGCTGAGCTACGGAGCCGACCCCTCCATCGTGTCTCTACAGGGCTTCACCGCAGCGCAGATGGGCAACGAGGCGGTGCAACAAATCCTTAACG aaaatgttcCCACTCGTAATTCTGACGTGGACTACAGGTTTCTGGAAGCTGCCAAAGCAGGAGACCTGGACACAGTGCAG CAACTTTGCTCCCCTCAGAACGTTAACTGCCGGGATCTGGAGGGCCGCCACTCCACGCCtcttcactttgctgctggttaCAACCGGGTGGCCGTAGTGGAGTACCTGCTTCACCACGGAGCTGACGTTCATGCCAAAGACAAAGG CGGTCTGGTCCCCCTCCATAACGCCTGCTCCTACGGTCACTATGAAGTAGCCGAGCTGCTGGTCAGACATGGCGCCTCGGTCAATGTGGCAGACCTGTGGAAGTTCACCCCCCTTCATGAGGCTGCAGCCAAAGGAAAATACGAGATCTGCAAACTGCTTCTCAAA CACGGTGCCGACCCCACCAAGAAGAACCGCGACGGCAACATTCCTCTGGACATGGTGAAGGACGGGGACACAGACATCCAGGACCTGCTGCGGGGGGATGCTGCCCTGCTGGATGCTGCCAAGAAGGGCTGCCTCGCTCGGGTGCAGAAGCTTTGCTCGCCAGAGAACATCAACTGTAGAGACGCACAGGGCCGCAACTCCACACCGCTCCACCTGGCAG CTGGTTATAACAACCTTGAGGTTGCCGAGTATCTCCTGGAGCACGGCGCTGACGTGAACGCCCAGGACAAGGGAGGCTTAATCCCTCTTCATAACGCTGCTTCGTACGGG CATGTGGACATCGCCGCCCTGCTGATTAAATACAACACGTGCGTAAACGCCACAGACAAATGGGCTTTCACGCCTCTCCACGAGGCGGCGCAGAAAGGCCGAACACAGCTCTGTGCTCTTCTGCTGGCGCACGGCGCTGACCCCACCATGAAGAACCAGGAAGGCCAGACCGCTCTGGACCTGGCCACGGTATGGGCCTCT GCTGACGATATCAGAGCTCTCCTGATGGACGCCATGCCACCAGATGCTTTGCCCAGCTGCTTCAAACCTCAGGCTACGGTGGTCAGCGCCTCGGTCATCTCCCCTGCGTCCACGCCGTCCTGTCTGTCGGCAGCCAGCAGCATAGACAACCTAGCTGGGCCCCTGACCGAGCTggctgctgccgccgccgctgGAGCGTCTGGGGTTGCAGACGGAGCCTCGGGGACTGACCGCAAGGAAGGAGAAA TGGCGGTGCTGGACATGAACATAAGTCAGTTCCTAAAGAGCCTGGGCCTGGAGCACCTGAGGGACATCTTTGAAAGGGAGCAG ATCACACTGGACGTGCTGGTGGACATGGGCCACGAGGAGCTGAAGGAGATCGGCATCAACGCCTACGGCCATCGGCACAAGCTGATCAAGGGTGTTGAGAGGCTTCTGGGGGGACAGCAAG GCGGCAACCCCTATCTGACATTCCACTGCGCCAGCCAGGGCACCATCCTCATAGACCTCTCTCCGGATGACAAGGAGTACCAGTCAGTAGAAGAAGAG ATGCAGAGCACCATCAGGGAGCACAGGGACGGAGGCAATGCTGGTGGCGTCTTCAGCAGATACAACATAATCAAG ATACAGAAGGTGGTAAATAAGAAGCTGAGGGAACGTTACACCCACCGGCAGAAGGAGATCGCAGACGAGAACCACAACCATCACAACGAGCGCATGTTGTTTCACG GTTCTCCGTTCATCAACGCCATCATCCACAAAGGCTTCGATGAGCGCCATGCTTACATAGGAGGGATGTTTGGAGCAGGAATCTACTTTGCAGAGAACTCCTCCAAGAGCAATCAGTACGTCTATGGGATCGGCGGCGGGACCGGATGCCCGACGCACAAAGACAGATCCTGCTATCTGTGCCACAG ACAAATGCTGTTTTGCCGGGTGACTTTGGGGAAGTCCTTCCTGCAGTTCAGTGCCATGAAGATGGCCCACGCCCCTCCGGGACATCACTCAGTAATCGGACGACCGAGCGTTAACGGTTTGGCGTACGCCGAGTACGTCATCTACAGAGGAGAGCAG GCCTACCCGGAGTACCTCATCACCTATCAGATCCTTAAACCAGAGAGCGCGGCGCAGTCTGCGGCAGGAGCGGAGCAGAAGTCCTAG